Proteins encoded within one genomic window of Oncorhynchus masou masou isolate Uvic2021 chromosome 1, UVic_Omas_1.1, whole genome shotgun sequence:
- the LOC135551517 gene encoding WD repeat-containing protein 76-like isoform X2, protein MCPNRCVFSVIKKYSNQSAAVKYLTQQRGGVCYETPSWRERVYPVVQVTSTRLFKRTNSFSDLACKLNICDSVCLVVSEEPNLPNAFVKLYYILQEMKPANTVNGVPVLHSAKDGCKPKKFTPDEVLVPNPSFKENQGTKRKIQPGSLSIYELERLENIRQNQVFLSSIKLLEAKQDLKPENTQRGLKRQNNKVAWTEILPPRTKSLRIQKKEAERLPLPPEPHRIYYEVERFERARKPEGPISMEPINMEEDSSLPPELLKLWTEVLIKEEKEELGLGEYRSTLKSMALSEIGGVAKVVKSRIFSVAFHPCSSHLLMAAGDKLGGVGLWNLDSDMGDEGVLLFEPHVQPVACMAFSRSHPTDLLTLSYDGTLRSTDVEKAVFDEVYRIKDGLRTFDFLSHDCSTLVTGDWYGDVAIVDRRTPGTSHESLHSLDTKTVRCVHVHPVQKQYIMVAENSIVSIYDARCLKVSSREPVSQLYGHSKSISSAYFSPGTGNRVVTTCLDNNIRIYDTSELTSRAPLLTSIQQNLYTGRWLSKLQATWDPKRDDCFVVGSMQRPRRVQVFHESGQLQHSFQDPEMTTVLSVTAFHPTRNALLGGNASGRLYVFTD, encoded by the exons ATGTGCCCCAATCGATGTGTCTTCtctgttataaaaaaatatagtaACCAATCAGCTGCTGTGAAGTATCTTACACAACAAAGGGGAGGGGTTTGTTACGAAACACCATCGTGGCGGGAAAGGGTTTATCCTGTGGTGCAGGTTACATCAACTAGGTTATTCAAGAGAACAAACAGCTTTTCGGACCTAGCTTGCAAGCTAAATATCTGCGACTCGGTTTGCCTGGTGGTTTCGGAAGAACCAAATCTTCCGAACGCGTTTGTGAAATTGTACTACATATTGCAG GAAATGAAGCCAGCGAACACCGTGAATGGTGTCCCTGTACTCCATTCAGCAAAAGACGGGTGCAAACCCAAGAAATTCACCCCAGATGAAGTACTGGTACCAAATCCCAGCTTCAAAGAAAATCAAGGAACGAAAAGAAAG ATACAACCTGGAAGTCTATCGATATATGAATTGGAACGGTTGGAAAATATCAGACAAAACCAAGTGTTCCTGTCCTCCATAAAACTGCTTGAG GCCAAGCAGGATTTGAAACCAGAAAACACACAGCGAGGTCTCAAGAGACAGAACAA TAAGGTAGCCTGGACAGAGATACTGCCTCCTCGCACCAAGTCCTTGAGAATCCAGAAGAAGGAAGCAGAGCGACTCCCCCTGCCCCCGGAACCACACAGGATTTATTATGAAGTCGAACGA TTTGAACGTGCCAGGAAGCCAGAGGGTCCCATTAGTATGGAGCCAATCAACATGGAGGAGGATAGTTCACTGCCACCTGAACTTCTCAAACTGTGGACAGAG GTTTTAATCAAAGAAGAAAAGGAGGAGTTGGGTCTGGGAGA GTACCGTAGTACTCTGAAGAGCATGGCGCTGAGTGAGATTGGAGGAGTAGCTAAGGTGGTGAAGAGTCGTATCTTCTCTGTTGCCTTCCACCCGTGTAGCAGTCATCTGCTCATGGCTGCTGGGGACAAGTTGGGTGGAGTGGGGCTGTGGAACCTC GACTCTGATATGGGGGATGAGGGCGTGCTGCTATTTGAGCCACACGTCCAGCCGGTGGCCTGCATGGCCTTCTCCAGGTCACATCCTACAGACCTTTTGACCCTCAGCTACGACGGGACGCTACGGAGCACAGATGTGGAGAAAGCCGTTTTTGATGAG GTGTATCGGATCAAGGATGGCTTGAGAACCTTTGACTTCCTGTCACATGACTGTTCGACGCTGGTCACCGGGGACTGGTACGGAGACGTTGCCATCGTTGACAGGCGGACTCCAGG AACCTCTCATGAGTCCCTCCATAGCCTGGATACCAAGACGGTTCGCTGTGTTCACGTCCACCCTGTTCAGAAGCAGTACATCATGGTGGCTGAGAACAG TATTGTGAGCATTTACGATGCTCGATGTTTGAAGGTGTCATCGAGAGAGCCAGTCTCCCAGCTCTATGGTCACTCAAAGAGCATCTCAAGTGCCTACTTCTCTCCTGGCACTGGCAACAGAGTAGTGACCACCTGCCTAGACAACAACATCAG GATTTATGACACCTCGGAACTAACCTCCAGAGCTCCGCTACTGACCTCCATCCA ACAGAACTTGTACACAGGGCGCTGGCTGTCCAAGCTGCAGGCGACGTGGGACCCCAAGAGGGACGACTGCTTCGTTGTGGGCAGCATGCAGCGGCCTCGCAGAGTCCAG GTGTTCCATGAGAGTGGGCAGCTCCAGCACTCCTTCCAGGACCCAGAGATGACCACCGTGCTCTCAGTCACAGCCTTCCACCCCACCAGGAACGCTCTACTGGGGGGTAACGCCTCCGGGCGGCTGTACGTCTTCACCGACTGA
- the LOC135551517 gene encoding WD repeat-containing protein 76-like isoform X1, with protein MCPNRCVFSVIKKYSNQSAAVKYLTQQRGGVCYETPSWRERVYPVVQVTSTRLFKRTNSFSDLACKLNICDSVCLVVSEEPNLPNAFVKLYYILQEMKPANTVNGVPVLHSAKDGCKPKKFTPDEVLVPNPSFKENQGTKRKRKTLPLKVEERIEKVKDEKEDKDIQPGSLSIYELERLENIRQNQVFLSSIKLLEAKQDLKPENTQRGLKRQNNKVAWTEILPPRTKSLRIQKKEAERLPLPPEPHRIYYEVERFERARKPEGPISMEPINMEEDSSLPPELLKLWTEVLIKEEKEELGLGEYRSTLKSMALSEIGGVAKVVKSRIFSVAFHPCSSHLLMAAGDKLGGVGLWNLDSDMGDEGVLLFEPHVQPVACMAFSRSHPTDLLTLSYDGTLRSTDVEKAVFDEVYRIKDGLRTFDFLSHDCSTLVTGDWYGDVAIVDRRTPGTSHESLHSLDTKTVRCVHVHPVQKQYIMVAENSIVSIYDARCLKVSSREPVSQLYGHSKSISSAYFSPGTGNRVVTTCLDNNIRIYDTSELTSRAPLLTSIQQNLYTGRWLSKLQATWDPKRDDCFVVGSMQRPRRVQVFHESGQLQHSFQDPEMTTVLSVTAFHPTRNALLGGNASGRLYVFTD; from the exons ATGTGCCCCAATCGATGTGTCTTCtctgttataaaaaaatatagtaACCAATCAGCTGCTGTGAAGTATCTTACACAACAAAGGGGAGGGGTTTGTTACGAAACACCATCGTGGCGGGAAAGGGTTTATCCTGTGGTGCAGGTTACATCAACTAGGTTATTCAAGAGAACAAACAGCTTTTCGGACCTAGCTTGCAAGCTAAATATCTGCGACTCGGTTTGCCTGGTGGTTTCGGAAGAACCAAATCTTCCGAACGCGTTTGTGAAATTGTACTACATATTGCAG GAAATGAAGCCAGCGAACACCGTGAATGGTGTCCCTGTACTCCATTCAGCAAAAGACGGGTGCAAACCCAAGAAATTCACCCCAGATGAAGTACTGGTACCAAATCCCAGCTTCAAAGAAAATCAAGGAACGAAAAGAAAG AGAAAAACACTTCCTTTGAAAGTGGAAGAAAGAATTGAAAAAGTCAAAGACGAGAAGGAAGACAAGGAT ATACAACCTGGAAGTCTATCGATATATGAATTGGAACGGTTGGAAAATATCAGACAAAACCAAGTGTTCCTGTCCTCCATAAAACTGCTTGAG GCCAAGCAGGATTTGAAACCAGAAAACACACAGCGAGGTCTCAAGAGACAGAACAA TAAGGTAGCCTGGACAGAGATACTGCCTCCTCGCACCAAGTCCTTGAGAATCCAGAAGAAGGAAGCAGAGCGACTCCCCCTGCCCCCGGAACCACACAGGATTTATTATGAAGTCGAACGA TTTGAACGTGCCAGGAAGCCAGAGGGTCCCATTAGTATGGAGCCAATCAACATGGAGGAGGATAGTTCACTGCCACCTGAACTTCTCAAACTGTGGACAGAG GTTTTAATCAAAGAAGAAAAGGAGGAGTTGGGTCTGGGAGA GTACCGTAGTACTCTGAAGAGCATGGCGCTGAGTGAGATTGGAGGAGTAGCTAAGGTGGTGAAGAGTCGTATCTTCTCTGTTGCCTTCCACCCGTGTAGCAGTCATCTGCTCATGGCTGCTGGGGACAAGTTGGGTGGAGTGGGGCTGTGGAACCTC GACTCTGATATGGGGGATGAGGGCGTGCTGCTATTTGAGCCACACGTCCAGCCGGTGGCCTGCATGGCCTTCTCCAGGTCACATCCTACAGACCTTTTGACCCTCAGCTACGACGGGACGCTACGGAGCACAGATGTGGAGAAAGCCGTTTTTGATGAG GTGTATCGGATCAAGGATGGCTTGAGAACCTTTGACTTCCTGTCACATGACTGTTCGACGCTGGTCACCGGGGACTGGTACGGAGACGTTGCCATCGTTGACAGGCGGACTCCAGG AACCTCTCATGAGTCCCTCCATAGCCTGGATACCAAGACGGTTCGCTGTGTTCACGTCCACCCTGTTCAGAAGCAGTACATCATGGTGGCTGAGAACAG TATTGTGAGCATTTACGATGCTCGATGTTTGAAGGTGTCATCGAGAGAGCCAGTCTCCCAGCTCTATGGTCACTCAAAGAGCATCTCAAGTGCCTACTTCTCTCCTGGCACTGGCAACAGAGTAGTGACCACCTGCCTAGACAACAACATCAG GATTTATGACACCTCGGAACTAACCTCCAGAGCTCCGCTACTGACCTCCATCCA ACAGAACTTGTACACAGGGCGCTGGCTGTCCAAGCTGCAGGCGACGTGGGACCCCAAGAGGGACGACTGCTTCGTTGTGGGCAGCATGCAGCGGCCTCGCAGAGTCCAG GTGTTCCATGAGAGTGGGCAGCTCCAGCACTCCTTCCAGGACCCAGAGATGACCACCGTGCTCTCAGTCACAGCCTTCCACCCCACCAGGAACGCTCTACTGGGGGGTAACGCCTCCGGGCGGCTGTACGTCTTCACCGACTGA
- the LOC135551517 gene encoding WD repeat-containing protein 76-like isoform X3, whose translation MCPNRCVFSVIKKYSNQSAAVKYLTQQRGGVCYETPSWRERVYPVVQVTSTRLFKRTNSFSDLACKLNICDSVCLVVSEEPNLPNAFVKLYYILQEMKPANTVNGVPVLHSAKDGCKPKKFTPDEVLVPNPSFKENQGTKRKRKTLPLKVEERIEKVKDEKEDKDIQPGSLSIYELERLENIRQNQVFLSSIKLLEAKQDLKPENTQRGLKRQNNKVAWTEILPPRTKSLRIQKKEAERLPLPPEPHRIYYEVERFERARKPEGPISMEPINMEEDSSLPPELLKLWTEVLIKEEKEELGLGEYRSTLKSMALSEIGGVAKVVKSRIFSVAFHPCSSHLLMAAGDKLGGVGLWNLDSDMGDEGVLLFEPHVQPVACMAFSRSHPTDLLTLSYDGTLRSTDVEKAVFDEVYRIKDGLRTFDFLSHDCSTLVTGDWYGDVAIVDRRTPGTSHESLHSLDTKTVRCVHVHPVQKQYIMVAENRCHRESQSPSSMVTQRASQVPTSLLALATE comes from the exons ATGTGCCCCAATCGATGTGTCTTCtctgttataaaaaaatatagtaACCAATCAGCTGCTGTGAAGTATCTTACACAACAAAGGGGAGGGGTTTGTTACGAAACACCATCGTGGCGGGAAAGGGTTTATCCTGTGGTGCAGGTTACATCAACTAGGTTATTCAAGAGAACAAACAGCTTTTCGGACCTAGCTTGCAAGCTAAATATCTGCGACTCGGTTTGCCTGGTGGTTTCGGAAGAACCAAATCTTCCGAACGCGTTTGTGAAATTGTACTACATATTGCAG GAAATGAAGCCAGCGAACACCGTGAATGGTGTCCCTGTACTCCATTCAGCAAAAGACGGGTGCAAACCCAAGAAATTCACCCCAGATGAAGTACTGGTACCAAATCCCAGCTTCAAAGAAAATCAAGGAACGAAAAGAAAG AGAAAAACACTTCCTTTGAAAGTGGAAGAAAGAATTGAAAAAGTCAAAGACGAGAAGGAAGACAAGGAT ATACAACCTGGAAGTCTATCGATATATGAATTGGAACGGTTGGAAAATATCAGACAAAACCAAGTGTTCCTGTCCTCCATAAAACTGCTTGAG GCCAAGCAGGATTTGAAACCAGAAAACACACAGCGAGGTCTCAAGAGACAGAACAA TAAGGTAGCCTGGACAGAGATACTGCCTCCTCGCACCAAGTCCTTGAGAATCCAGAAGAAGGAAGCAGAGCGACTCCCCCTGCCCCCGGAACCACACAGGATTTATTATGAAGTCGAACGA TTTGAACGTGCCAGGAAGCCAGAGGGTCCCATTAGTATGGAGCCAATCAACATGGAGGAGGATAGTTCACTGCCACCTGAACTTCTCAAACTGTGGACAGAG GTTTTAATCAAAGAAGAAAAGGAGGAGTTGGGTCTGGGAGA GTACCGTAGTACTCTGAAGAGCATGGCGCTGAGTGAGATTGGAGGAGTAGCTAAGGTGGTGAAGAGTCGTATCTTCTCTGTTGCCTTCCACCCGTGTAGCAGTCATCTGCTCATGGCTGCTGGGGACAAGTTGGGTGGAGTGGGGCTGTGGAACCTC GACTCTGATATGGGGGATGAGGGCGTGCTGCTATTTGAGCCACACGTCCAGCCGGTGGCCTGCATGGCCTTCTCCAGGTCACATCCTACAGACCTTTTGACCCTCAGCTACGACGGGACGCTACGGAGCACAGATGTGGAGAAAGCCGTTTTTGATGAG GTGTATCGGATCAAGGATGGCTTGAGAACCTTTGACTTCCTGTCACATGACTGTTCGACGCTGGTCACCGGGGACTGGTACGGAGACGTTGCCATCGTTGACAGGCGGACTCCAGG AACCTCTCATGAGTCCCTCCATAGCCTGGATACCAAGACGGTTCGCTGTGTTCACGTCCACCCTGTTCAGAAGCAGTACATCATGGTGGCTGAGAACAG GTGTCATCGAGAGAGCCAGTCTCCCAGCTCTATGGTCACTCAAAGAGCATCTCAAGTGCCTACTTCTCTCCTGGCACTGGCAACAGAGTAG
- the LOC135551537 gene encoding pro-cathepsin H-like: protein MLQYNKVYALEEYHHRLNIFTGHKRRIHYHSMGLNQFSDMSFAEFRKTFLLTEPQNCSATKGSHISSPGPYPGSVDWREKGNYVSPVKYQGHCGSCWTFSTTGCLESVTAIATGKLPLLDGSCNFMPELAAAFVKDVVNITSYEEKGMVDAVARLNPVSFGYEVTDDFLHYKDGVYSSTTCKNTTDNVNHAVLAVGYGEKNSTPYWIVKNSWGTNWGMDGYFLIE, encoded by the exons ATGTTACAG TATAATAAAGTCTATGCTCTGGAGGAGTACCACCATCGTCTGAACATCTTCACTGGGCATAAGAGGAGAATCCACTATCATAGTA TGGGACTGAATCAGTTTTCTGACATGAGCTTTGCAGAGTTTAGGAAGACTTTCCTCCTGACTGAACCTCAG AACTGCTCTGCCACCAAAGGGAGTCACATCAGCAGCCCTGGGCCATATCCTGGTTCTGTGgactggagagagaagggaaactATGTGTCACCTGTCAAATATCAG GGTCATTGTGGAAGCTGCTGGACCTTCTCCACTACCGGCTGTCTTGAGTCTGTTACCGCTATAGCTACTGGAAAACTCCCACTTCTG GATGGCTCTTGCAATTTCATGCCCGAGTTGGCAGCTGCCTTCGTGAAAGATGTTGTCAACATAACAAGT TATGAGGAAAAGGGCATGGTTGATGCTGTGGCCAGACTGAACCCAGTCAGCTTTGGATATGAAGTGACTGATGATTTCCTCCACTACAAAGATGGTGTGTACAGCAG CACTACGTGTAAGAACACTACAGACAATGTGAACCATGCTGTACTGGCAGTGGGATATGGTGAAAAGAATAGCACTCCATATTGGATCGTGAAAAACTCCTGGGGCACCAACTGGGGAATGGATGG ATATTTCCTAATAGAATGA